GGTGACCGGTCACGAGATCAATGCGGCGCTGTCGCCCGTCTCGATCGCGATCATCGCGGCCGCCCTCGCGCTCACCATCGCCGGCCCGGTCTTCCGGCGCGTGCTCGGCGGGCTCGTCGCGCTGCTCGGCGCGGGACTCGTCGCGCTCACCGCCACTGCCGTCGTCTCGCCCGCGGCCGCGATCTCCGGTCGTGTGACCGAGCTCACCGGCATCGCCGGCGACGACGGGGCGGGAGTGATCTGGAGCAGCCTCTCGGGGTGGGCCTGGGCGGGCGCGGCGGCGGGGGTCCTCGCGGCGGTGCTCGGGATCGCGGTCATCGTCACCGGCGGTCGCTGGGGCGTCGCCGGCCGCAAGTACGACTCCGCGGCGAAGCCGACGCGGGCTGAGGGCGCGCCGGACCGCATCTCGGACTGGGACTCGCTCTCCGAAGGCGGTGACCCGACTTCGTCGGATTGAGTCATCCTGCACCGCGAGCGGGGGCGCTCGCGGCGGCGTGGCCGCGAAACGCTTCGCGTTTCCCCGAGCGGCCGGCCGGGCGGTGACCCGACTTCGTCGGATTGAGCGCCGTTCGTCCCCGGCCGCAACTTCGGAGCTCACCGGTATTTCGGACCGAACCCTAGTGATCTGATCCGAAATACGGGCGAGCTCCGAAATACGGGGTGGGGATCCCTCTCGGCAGACGCAGGGGGCGAAACCACGCCCGAACCCGACGGAGATATCCGGTAGGCTGGGACCGTTCAAGTCTGTTCAGAGGAGATTCATGAGTACCCAGCACGGAGACCCTGGTCACGGTGATTCGCCGGCCGCATGGACGGCGGTCGTGGTGATGCTGATCGGCATCGCGGCCGGCACCGTCTTCTTCTTCCTGCACAATGCGACCATGGTGTGGGTGTGCGCCGGTGTGGTCGTCGTCGGCTGGATCCTCGGCTGGATCCTCTCCAAGGCCGGCTTCGGCGTGAACGGCCCGCGGTTCAGCCCCAAGTCGCACGACTGAGGTGCTCGAGAACCTGCTCGCGGGCTCGCTCGAAGACGCGAAGGCCCGCAGAGAACTCCGCTCCTATGCCCAGCTCGAAGCGGAGGCGCTCGAACGTGCTGCGGCTCTCGACGCGCTGGAAGCGCTCGCTCCCGCCGAGCACATGAAGGTGATCGCCGAGGTCAAGCGCGCGAGCCCGTCTCGCGGTCACCTCGCAGAGATCGCCGAACCGCACGCTCTCGCCGCGCAGTACGAGGCGGGCGGAGCGAGCGCGGTCAGCGTGCTGACCGAGGAGCGCAAGTTCAAGGGGTCGCTCGCCGACCTCGAGGCCGTGCGCAAGGCCGTGAGCATCCCGGTGCTGCGCAAGGACTTCATCGGCGACGAGTACCAGGTGCTCGAGGCCCGCGCGGCCGGTGCCGATCTGGTGCTGCTGATCGTCGCTGCCCTGCCTCAGGACCGCCTCGAGCGCCTGCACGACATGATCCGCGAGCTCGGCATGACCCCGCTCGTCGAGGCGCACTCGGCCGATGAGGTCGCACGCGCGGTCGATCTCGGCTCGCAGCTCATCGGCGTCAACGCTCGCGACCTGCGCACCTTCGAGCTCGACCGAGAGCTGTTCGGCCGCGTCGCCGACCAGATCCCGGCGGGCGTCGTGCGCGTCGCGGAGTCGGCGGTGCTCGACGTCTCGGACGTGGAGCGCTATCGGGAGGCGGGCGCCGACGCCGTGCTCGTGGGCGAGGCGCTCGTCACGGGCGATCCCGTCGCGACGCTGCAGGCCTACCTCAGCGTCTGACCGGTCGCGCGATCCCCACCCCATCCGATCCCATGCTCGGCAGGCCGAGCATCCGAACCGAGTAGGTCGATATGACAGAGCAAACGGGCGGGATTACCAGTCTCCGCGACCAGCACGGGCCGTTCTTCGGCGACTACGGCGGGCGGTACATGCCCGAGTCGCTCATCGCGGCGATCGACGAACTCACCGAGGCGTACGAGGCAGCCAAGAACGACCCCTCGTTCCAGGCGGAGCTGCTCGAGCTGCTCGCCTCGTACGCCGGGCGCCCCTCGCCGATCACCGAGGTGCCCCGCTTCGCCGAGCACGCGGGCGGGGCGCGCATCTTCCTGAAGCGCGAGGATCTGAACCACACCGGCTCGCACAAGATCAACAATGTGCTCGGCCAGGCCCTGCTCACGAGGCGTCTCGGCAAGACCCGCGTCATCGCCGAGACGGGCGCCGGCCAGCACGGCGTCGCCACCGCCACCGCGGCCGCCCTCTTCGGGCTCGAGTGCACCATCTACATGGGCGAGGTCGATACCGAGCGGCAGGCGCTCAACGTCGCTCGGATGCGGCTGCTCGGCGCCGAGGTGGTGCCCGTCAAGGCGGGCTCCCGCACCCTCAAGGACGCGATCAACGAGGCCTACCGCGACTGGGTCGCGAGCGTCGACCGCACGAACTACATCTTCGGCACGGCTGCCGGCCCGCACCCATTCCCGGCGATGGTGCGCGACTTCCAGAAGATCATCTCCGAAGAGGCCCGCGCGCAGCTGCTCGAACGCACCGGGCGTCTGCCCGACGCCGTCGTCGCGTGCGTCGGCGGCGGCTCGAACGCGATCGGCATGTTCGACGCGTTCCTCGACGACGAGGGCGTGAAGATCTACGGCGTCGAGGCGGCGGGCGAGGGGGTGGAGA
This DNA window, taken from Leucobacter tenebrionis, encodes the following:
- the trpB gene encoding tryptophan synthase subunit beta; protein product: MTEQTGGITSLRDQHGPFFGDYGGRYMPESLIAAIDELTEAYEAAKNDPSFQAELLELLASYAGRPSPITEVPRFAEHAGGARIFLKREDLNHTGSHKINNVLGQALLTRRLGKTRVIAETGAGQHGVATATAAALFGLECTIYMGEVDTERQALNVARMRLLGAEVVPVKAGSRTLKDAINEAYRDWVASVDRTNYIFGTAAGPHPFPAMVRDFQKIISEEARAQLLERTGRLPDAVVACVGGGSNAIGMFDAFLDDEGVKIYGVEAAGEGVETERQAASIERGRPGVLHGAKTYVLQDEDGQTIESHSISAGLDYPGVGPEHSWLADIGRVDYIPATDDEAMQALRLLSRTEGIIPAIESAHALAGAIRIGRELGPDAIIAVSLSGRGDKDMATAGRYFGLLDGGTELEG
- a CDS encoding Trp biosynthesis-associated membrane protein; translated protein: MRAKPLSLGGIALSGALALLAGSQTWVSFMLDGTHSVETVTGHEINAALSPVSIAIIAAALALTIAGPVFRRVLGGLVALLGAGLVALTATAVVSPAAAISGRVTELTGIAGDDGAGVIWSSLSGWAWAGAAAGVLAAVLGIAVIVTGGRWGVAGRKYDSAAKPTRAEGAPDRISDWDSLSEGGDPTSSD
- a CDS encoding HGxxPAAW family protein, producing the protein MSTQHGDPGHGDSPAAWTAVVVMLIGIAAGTVFFFLHNATMVWVCAGVVVVGWILGWILSKAGFGVNGPRFSPKSHD
- the trpC gene encoding indole-3-glycerol phosphate synthase TrpC, with protein sequence MLENLLAGSLEDAKARRELRSYAQLEAEALERAAALDALEALAPAEHMKVIAEVKRASPSRGHLAEIAEPHALAAQYEAGGASAVSVLTEERKFKGSLADLEAVRKAVSIPVLRKDFIGDEYQVLEARAAGADLVLLIVAALPQDRLERLHDMIRELGMTPLVEAHSADEVARAVDLGSQLIGVNARDLRTFELDRELFGRVADQIPAGVVRVAESAVLDVSDVERYREAGADAVLVGEALVTGDPVATLQAYLSV